From Spirosoma aerolatum, one genomic window encodes:
- a CDS encoding peptidase domain-containing ABC transporter, which produces MKSRKHIERTLVRQQEQADCGVACLASVLAYYGGHSRLERLRELSGTDPRGTTLLGLYQAATQLGMDGEGMEAESVENLKTDVSGPVILHVLIDNGPIAQRLQHYVVCYGWNAVEQHFVIGDPAQGIRTYRAEELETLWSSRILLTLSPNASFHYQADEKKAKRRWLLSLIRDDIPLLAIATGLGIITAGLGLSTAIFSQKLIDEILPKHDTQRLILGLVLLTFLLVARAIVGYLRGFLLNRQSRDFNNRIINRFYEALLYLPKSFFDSRKTGELVARLNDTGRIQRSISFLTGTVVINALVVLVSAGYLFTYSVWVGLLALVSIPLYGGLVWLYHTRIIHSQREVMAASAHTESNYVDTIQGIDVIKATNRESFFGGITRIIYGRFQDKVYQLGQVSLRFNLTAELISALLIAGLITATSVLVVQHSLQLGEMMAILTLAGSILPAVASLAMTNIQLQEANVTFERMYEYAHLTPERSASEPDPSFTFSSLTIQHLHFRFPGRPLQLENISLTLNKGELIALLGESGSGKSTFLQLIQRFYTPEAGQISLNGADWHNVDTTTWRQAIGVVPQQIKLFTGTLVDNICLGNTAEEAEQLIDFCQQYGFNRFFEAFPQGYLTKLGEDGIAISGGQQQLVALARALYRKPQLLLLDEPTAAMDHHTEQFVVDLLEQLRPQLAILLITHKPSIAQLADQVYFLQQGHLSPGHIYTQSETTQTLLSMDSLLQ; this is translated from the coding sequence ATGAAATCGCGTAAACATATTGAACGGACACTGGTCCGTCAGCAGGAACAGGCCGATTGTGGTGTAGCGTGTCTGGCATCAGTACTGGCCTACTATGGTGGACATAGCCGCCTGGAGCGGCTACGTGAATTGAGTGGCACCGATCCACGGGGTACTACTTTGCTGGGCTTGTATCAGGCAGCTACACAATTGGGTATGGATGGGGAAGGGATGGAAGCCGAATCGGTGGAAAACCTTAAAACCGATGTCAGTGGCCCGGTTATTCTGCATGTCCTGATCGATAACGGTCCGATAGCCCAACGGTTACAGCACTATGTGGTTTGCTATGGCTGGAATGCTGTAGAACAGCACTTCGTGATTGGCGACCCGGCGCAGGGAATCAGGACCTATCGAGCCGAAGAATTAGAAACTCTCTGGTCTTCGCGTATACTCCTGACGTTATCCCCGAATGCTTCCTTTCACTACCAAGCTGATGAAAAAAAAGCCAAACGACGATGGCTCCTTAGCCTTATTCGCGATGATATCCCGTTACTAGCTATCGCAACCGGGCTCGGCATTATTACTGCGGGGCTAGGGCTATCGACTGCTATTTTCTCCCAAAAACTGATCGACGAAATTTTACCCAAACACGATACCCAGCGACTGATACTAGGCCTGGTTTTATTAACCTTCCTGCTGGTGGCACGGGCAATAGTTGGTTATCTGCGTGGTTTTCTGCTGAACCGCCAAAGCCGGGATTTTAATAACCGGATTATCAACCGTTTTTATGAAGCATTACTCTACCTGCCCAAGTCGTTTTTCGATAGCCGCAAAACGGGTGAACTCGTGGCTCGCCTGAACGACACAGGGCGAATCCAGCGCAGTATTAGCTTTCTGACAGGTACAGTTGTGATTAACGCCTTAGTGGTACTGGTGTCGGCAGGCTATCTATTTACGTATTCAGTCTGGGTGGGTCTGCTGGCGTTAGTGAGTATTCCATTATACGGCGGATTGGTTTGGTTGTATCATACTCGCATCATCCATAGTCAGCGCGAGGTTATGGCAGCCTCAGCTCATACGGAAAGTAATTATGTGGATACCATTCAGGGCATCGATGTGATCAAGGCTACTAATCGGGAGTCGTTTTTCGGGGGTATTACCCGCATTATTTACGGCCGTTTTCAGGATAAAGTGTATCAGCTTGGCCAGGTTAGTCTTCGCTTCAACCTGACGGCCGAGTTGATCAGTGCCTTGCTCATTGCCGGATTAATTACGGCCACGTCGGTTCTGGTTGTACAGCACTCGTTGCAATTGGGCGAAATGATGGCGATTTTAACTCTAGCGGGCAGTATTCTACCTGCGGTCGCTAGTCTGGCCATGACAAACATTCAACTTCAGGAGGCCAACGTAACTTTTGAGCGGATGTATGAGTATGCCCACCTTACACCCGAGCGAAGCGCATCGGAACCCGACCCCTCATTTACCTTTTCGTCGCTGACGATCCAGCATCTGCACTTTCGGTTTCCGGGTCGTCCATTGCAGTTAGAAAACATCTCATTGACATTAAACAAAGGCGAGTTGATTGCTCTTCTGGGTGAAAGCGGTAGCGGCAAAAGTACATTCCTTCAGCTTATTCAGCGATTTTATACGCCCGAAGCAGGTCAGATTAGCCTGAATGGGGCGGATTGGCATAACGTCGATACGACAACCTGGCGACAAGCCATTGGTGTTGTTCCCCAACAGATCAAATTGTTTACAGGTACACTAGTGGACAATATCTGCCTTGGCAATACAGCCGAGGAAGCTGAGCAGTTGATTGATTTCTGCCAACAATACGGTTTCAACCGTTTTTTCGAGGCCTTTCCACAGGGGTATCTGACAAAGCTTGGCGAAGATGGTATTGCCATTTCGGGTGGGCAGCAACAACTGGTAGCCTTAGCCAGAGCTTTATACCGAAAGCCCCAACTCCTATTGCTCGACGAACCAACGGCCGCCATGGATCATCATACGGAACAATTTGTCGTAGATTTATTGGAGCAACTACGTCCGCAACTAGCTATTCTGCTGATTACACACAAGCCAAGTATCGCTCAACTAGCCGATCAAGTTTACTTCTTACAGCAAGGCCATCTAAGTCCGGGCCATATCTATACACAATCAGAAACAACTCAAACCCTATTGTCTATGGATTCGTTGCTCCAATAG
- the ispG gene encoding (E)-4-hydroxy-3-methylbut-2-enyl-diphosphate synthase, translated as MLDSLITPSQSAILSGSPVLYTPSLTQYIRRKTITVNIGDVPMGSDYPIRVQSMTTVDTMDTLGSVEQTIRMIEAGCEYVRITAPSVKEAQNLENIRKELRARGYTTPLVADIHFTPNAAELAARIVEKVRINPGNYADRKRFEFIEYTDAAYASELERIRDKFLPLVRICKEYGTAMRIGTNHGSLSDRILSRYGDTPVGMVESALEFLRICEDENYYNIVLSMKSSNPQVMVQAYRLLVQRLDEEGLKAYPLHLGVTEAGEAEDGRIKSALGIGTLLEDGIGDTVRVSLTEEPEREAPVAQALIDRYTHRAAQSKPIPAITSYPINPFQYMRRATHEVANFGGQNVPRVIADFSQIPVRQHDDLKPIGHFYLPEPDKWRMNDLGADYIYTGSQPAAFMLPNGLKQIVDYTIWQTVTDQINAFPLLTASEYLQAQVAQAPLQGRLNFVRLSLAELSPKLLAMLSNDQTAVLVITTDNAHAMPELRRLFVELINQGITLPIVVQRSYSAIPSEDIPLYAATDVGGLLIDGLGDGVMLSPVKQPQPEQLKTLNNLSFGILQAARTRITKTEYISCPSCGRTLFDLQETTAMIRQRTDHLKGVKIGIMGCIVNGPGEMADADYGYVGIGRDKISLYRGQQVIKKSVPADRAVDELIELIREDNRWIEPSLVNE; from the coding sequence ATGCTCGACTCGTTGATTACCCCTTCACAATCAGCCATTTTATCAGGTTCACCTGTTCTCTATACTCCTTCCCTGACGCAGTACATCCGCCGGAAAACGATTACGGTCAACATTGGCGATGTACCAATGGGCTCCGATTATCCGATTCGGGTTCAGTCGATGACAACGGTCGATACGATGGATACGCTCGGTTCGGTAGAGCAGACCATCCGGATGATTGAAGCTGGTTGCGAGTATGTGCGCATCACAGCTCCCAGTGTAAAAGAAGCACAGAATCTGGAGAACATTCGCAAAGAACTTCGGGCGCGGGGGTATACCACTCCGCTCGTTGCTGACATTCATTTTACACCCAATGCAGCCGAACTGGCCGCACGTATTGTTGAGAAAGTTCGCATCAATCCGGGCAACTATGCAGACCGCAAACGCTTTGAGTTTATCGAGTATACCGATGCGGCTTATGCATCGGAACTAGAGCGGATTCGGGATAAATTTCTGCCGTTGGTACGCATCTGTAAGGAATATGGCACCGCTATGCGGATCGGTACCAATCACGGTTCGCTTTCCGACCGGATTCTGAGTCGATATGGCGATACGCCCGTTGGTATGGTGGAATCGGCGCTGGAGTTTCTACGAATTTGTGAGGACGAAAATTATTACAACATCGTCCTGTCGATGAAATCCAGCAACCCGCAGGTGATGGTGCAAGCGTATCGTTTACTTGTTCAACGCCTGGATGAGGAAGGGCTCAAAGCGTATCCGCTCCACCTCGGCGTAACCGAAGCTGGCGAAGCTGAAGATGGCCGCATCAAATCGGCACTGGGGATTGGCACCTTACTGGAAGATGGCATTGGCGATACCGTTCGGGTATCCCTTACCGAAGAACCCGAACGTGAAGCGCCCGTTGCTCAGGCCCTGATTGATCGGTACACGCATCGAGCCGCCCAGAGCAAGCCAATTCCTGCCATTACCAGCTATCCGATCAATCCATTTCAATATATGCGTCGAGCTACGCATGAGGTCGCTAATTTTGGCGGTCAGAATGTACCACGGGTCATTGCTGATTTTAGCCAGATTCCCGTCCGTCAACATGATGATCTCAAACCCATCGGTCACTTTTACCTACCCGAACCCGATAAGTGGCGGATGAACGACCTGGGTGCCGACTATATCTATACCGGATCGCAGCCTGCAGCGTTCATGCTGCCGAATGGGTTGAAACAGATTGTAGACTATACCATCTGGCAAACGGTTACGGATCAGATCAATGCGTTCCCTCTGCTCACAGCCAGTGAGTATCTACAGGCTCAAGTAGCGCAAGCCCCTTTACAGGGACGTCTGAATTTCGTCCGGCTTTCGCTTGCGGAATTGTCCCCCAAATTGCTGGCTATGCTGAGCAACGATCAAACGGCTGTGCTCGTCATCACAACCGACAATGCCCATGCAATGCCCGAACTACGTCGGTTGTTTGTGGAATTGATTAACCAGGGTATTACTCTTCCTATAGTTGTTCAACGTAGCTATTCAGCTATTCCTTCTGAAGATATTCCATTGTATGCCGCTACCGATGTAGGTGGTTTGCTGATCGATGGGCTAGGAGATGGTGTTATGCTATCGCCTGTTAAGCAGCCCCAACCAGAGCAGTTAAAAACACTTAACAACCTGTCATTTGGCATTTTGCAGGCAGCCCGGACACGTATTACCAAAACCGAGTACATCTCCTGCCCTTCCTGCGGCCGTACACTGTTCGACTTACAGGAAACGACAGCCATGATCCGGCAACGTACCGACCACCTAAAAGGGGTTAAGATTGGTATTATGGGTTGCATTGTGAATGGCCCCGGCGAGATGGCCGATGCTGATTATGGCTATGTTGGGATCGGTCGCGACAAAATCTCCCTTTACCGAGGTCAGCAGGTTATTAAGAAATCGGTACCTGCCGATCGGGCGGTCGATGAGCTTATCGAACTGATTCGGGAAGACAACCGCTGGATTGAACCAAGCCTGGTTAACGAATAA
- a CDS encoding DUF6728 family protein: protein MNRLLNYLKIGPVFAYFIRVFRKPDPNQPTSVNLRMMHGINRISIVMFLIAIIVYSVRHCTR, encoded by the coding sequence GTGAACAGACTCCTTAATTATCTGAAAATTGGGCCGGTCTTTGCCTATTTCATACGGGTATTCCGCAAGCCTGATCCAAACCAGCCTACCAGCGTAAACCTGCGGATGATGCACGGCATCAATCGAATTTCGATTGTAATGTTTTTGATCGCCATTATCGTGTACTCAGTTCGTCACTGCACCCGATGA
- a CDS encoding MmcQ/YjbR family DNA-binding protein — protein MNIETIRDYCIAKPGVTESFPFGGDALVFKVGGKMFALLATESQPTTINLKCDPERAVQLRDEHPAVAPGYHMNKSHWNTITVNGTVRTAELQEWIDHSYELVRKSLPKAIQAGLN, from the coding sequence ATGAATATCGAAACCATACGCGACTACTGTATTGCCAAACCAGGTGTTACCGAATCATTTCCATTTGGTGGTGATGCGCTCGTTTTTAAGGTAGGCGGCAAAATGTTTGCCCTGTTGGCAACCGAAAGTCAGCCCACGACAATCAACTTAAAATGTGACCCGGAACGGGCCGTACAGCTTCGGGATGAGCATCCGGCCGTAGCGCCAGGGTATCACATGAATAAGTCACACTGGAATACAATAACCGTCAACGGAACGGTTCGAACAGCCGAGCTTCAGGAGTGGATCGATCACTCCTACGAACTCGTTCGCAAAAGTTTACCCAAAGCCATTCAGGCCGGATTAAACTGA
- a CDS encoding tetratricopeptide repeat protein, whose protein sequence is MEVTLLCLLFGIYLTIRYFLVDHDTVSDKDLKRFRRGIDLVQQRNISEAYSYFDNAVRQYPKSAIAYAYRGKCQLVQQNYYSAIYDLTEAISRDNTLAECYLDRGIAYYHTAEFQLAFREFDKAVWHYHDEQPDAYRWRALARIQLRQLPQAENDLRRAVVLGDENSFHLLLQPPFTRPIYQGK, encoded by the coding sequence ATGGAAGTTACCCTGTTATGTCTGCTTTTTGGAATTTATCTGACCATCCGGTATTTCCTGGTTGACCACGACACTGTCTCTGATAAAGACCTGAAACGGTTTCGAAGAGGCATCGATCTGGTTCAGCAGCGCAATATTTCGGAAGCCTACTCTTACTTCGACAACGCCGTTCGGCAATACCCCAAATCAGCCATTGCGTATGCATATCGGGGTAAGTGTCAGCTTGTTCAGCAAAATTACTACTCGGCCATCTACGACCTAACCGAAGCCATCAGCCGGGATAATACCCTGGCCGAATGTTACCTGGATCGGGGCATAGCTTATTACCACACGGCTGAATTTCAGCTAGCGTTCCGGGAGTTCGACAAAGCCGTATGGCATTACCACGATGAGCAACCGGATGCCTATCGCTGGCGAGCATTAGCCCGGATTCAGCTTCGGCAGCTTCCCCAGGCCGAAAACGACCTGCGTCGGGCGGTCGTGCTGGGCGATGAAAACTCATTCCATTTGCTCCTTCAACCACCGTTTACACGGCCTATTTATCAGGGAAAATAA
- a CDS encoding outer membrane beta-barrel protein codes for MIRFYTILFCFFLTLSRSSLLFAQPNPLRIRIQEANQQAVIGATLQLTDRADTTRKLYVLSDTAGRATFTLAPGHSYRLLVTSVGYKPLRKEPLLASTQPLLTLVMTPDNVQLGAVSVTAAKPLVRQEDDKMIVDPEPVAATSTSAYELLEKTPGLFLDPDGNVYLSSTTPATIYINGREQKMSAADIASILKSLPPNSIARMEILRTPSARYDASSSGGVVNIVLKKGISLGMTGSANAGFNQGRFGNQFVGLNLNNSRGKRTSYLNLNYTHRDSYEQILTNRAFSPDSILRQDAYTTYPAHVFYTGYGLGLELSRKWDISLDGRFSWNQSSSSAVNRNQISQLSLNRLVSDNLNLTDGSNRMLSISQGANLKYKIDTLGSEWITDVSYNYTGNRSEQVFSTQYLLPERPETRGDGNFDSQRQLIALQTDLKYKLTKTITVETGAKLTWQQFTSQQDYFTVIANQRQPTVSRTNAFEYRENINAAYAQASKTVGPFLLKAGLRLENTNMNGHQRIPTDTSFKLSRTDLFPYVYLSRRVAKIAGYELRSYLVYRRSITRPAYDYLNPAARYVDQYLYDRGNPALRPQFTENYEINISVEDRPLFAIGQNNTRDIFTNVVYQDPVNRSVAYRTYDNLGTNKETYFRVLAGIPPIKRYFFVVGAQYNYNEYSGVYENRPLNFKRGSWSFFTYHSLKIDTRSTLTLNGFFRTKGQLQFYELSNFGALNLSLNRKFVQDKLMVTLTANDIFFTNFYDFTLQQGTVSANGLRRNDTRRFGLTLRYNFGLRKKEERVNMFNIDAQPQN; via the coding sequence ATGATTCGTTTCTACACCATCTTGTTCTGCTTTTTTCTTACGCTAAGTAGATCATCTCTACTTTTTGCCCAGCCTAATCCACTTCGCATTCGTATCCAGGAAGCCAATCAACAGGCGGTTATTGGGGCAACCCTACAACTGACCGACCGAGCCGATACGACCCGTAAGCTGTATGTGCTGAGTGATACGGCAGGCCGGGCTACGTTTACCTTGGCGCCTGGCCATTCCTACCGGCTTCTGGTGACTTCGGTGGGGTATAAGCCGCTTCGAAAAGAGCCTTTACTAGCCTCAACACAGCCGTTATTGACTTTGGTAATGACACCCGACAATGTACAACTAGGGGCTGTGTCGGTAACGGCTGCTAAACCTCTGGTGCGGCAGGAAGACGATAAGATGATTGTTGACCCGGAGCCTGTAGCGGCTACAAGTACCAGCGCTTACGAATTACTGGAAAAGACGCCGGGGCTTTTTCTGGACCCGGATGGAAACGTGTATCTGAGCAGTACAACCCCCGCTACGATTTACATCAATGGGCGGGAACAGAAAATGAGTGCCGCCGATATAGCTTCTATTTTGAAAAGCCTGCCGCCGAATAGCATAGCACGTATGGAGATTCTTCGAACCCCTTCGGCGCGATATGATGCCAGTAGTAGTGGTGGGGTTGTGAATATTGTCCTGAAGAAAGGAATTAGCCTTGGGATGACCGGGTCCGCCAACGCGGGTTTTAACCAGGGACGATTTGGTAATCAGTTTGTTGGGTTGAATCTGAACAATAGCCGGGGCAAACGGACATCCTATTTGAATCTGAATTATACCCACCGGGATTCGTATGAGCAGATTCTGACGAATCGAGCGTTTTCGCCCGATTCTATTTTGCGGCAGGACGCGTATACAACGTACCCGGCTCATGTTTTTTACACCGGGTATGGATTAGGACTTGAGCTTTCCCGGAAATGGGATATAAGTCTGGATGGTCGCTTTTCCTGGAATCAGTCGTCGTCATCGGCTGTCAATCGGAATCAGATCAGCCAGCTTAGTCTCAACCGGTTGGTGTCGGATAATTTGAATCTGACGGATGGCTCCAATCGGATGCTTTCGATTAGTCAGGGAGCGAACCTGAAATATAAAATCGATACGCTGGGTTCTGAATGGATTACTGATGTATCGTACAACTATACGGGTAATCGGAGCGAACAGGTATTCTCAACGCAGTACCTGCTGCCCGAACGCCCGGAGACGCGTGGCGATGGTAACTTTGATTCGCAACGCCAATTGATTGCCCTGCAAACCGATCTGAAATATAAGCTCACCAAAACAATTACGGTTGAAACTGGAGCCAAACTGACCTGGCAGCAATTTACCAGCCAGCAGGATTATTTTACGGTGATCGCGAATCAGCGGCAGCCAACCGTTAGCCGGACGAATGCCTTTGAGTATCGGGAAAATATCAATGCGGCCTATGCGCAGGCGTCCAAAACAGTCGGACCATTCCTGTTGAAAGCAGGCCTTCGGTTGGAGAACACGAATATGAATGGGCATCAGCGAATCCCGACGGATACGTCGTTTAAACTAAGCCGGACCGATTTGTTCCCATATGTATACCTGAGTCGTCGGGTCGCTAAAATAGCCGGATATGAACTACGAAGCTATCTGGTGTATCGTCGATCGATTACCCGTCCGGCCTACGATTACCTGAATCCCGCAGCCCGTTATGTCGATCAATACCTGTACGACCGGGGTAATCCGGCGCTGCGCCCCCAATTCACCGAAAACTATGAGATAAACATCAGCGTAGAAGATCGGCCTTTGTTTGCCATCGGGCAGAACAATACTCGTGATATTTTTACGAATGTGGTGTATCAGGACCCCGTTAATCGGAGTGTTGCGTATCGCACATACGACAATCTGGGTACGAATAAAGAGACGTATTTCCGGGTATTAGCTGGTATTCCGCCCATCAAGCGGTATTTCTTCGTAGTGGGAGCGCAGTACAATTACAACGAGTATTCGGGTGTGTATGAAAATCGTCCGCTAAACTTTAAGCGAGGAAGCTGGTCATTTTTTACCTATCATTCACTTAAAATCGATACCCGCTCTACCTTAACCCTAAATGGGTTTTTTCGCACGAAAGGGCAACTTCAATTTTATGAGTTGAGTAATTTCGGGGCGCTGAACCTGAGCTTGAACCGGAAATTTGTGCAGGATAAACTGATGGTGACTCTGACAGCGAACGACATCTTTTTTACGAATTTTTACGACTTTACCCTTCAGCAAGGGACTGTGTCCGCCAATGGATTACGTCGAAACGATACCCGTCGATTTGGATTGACGTTGCGGTATAACTTTGGCCTGCGCAAAAAGGAAGAGCGAGTAAATATGTTCAACATCGATGCTCAGCCGCAGAATTGA
- a CDS encoding SusC/RagA family TonB-linked outer membrane protein, with translation MRACIRSICILLVSLVMLTKVYAQDRTVTGKVTSAKDGSPLPGANVQVKGTTRGTTTDGAGNYKLTVGPNATLVFSLIGMVAQTVEVGAQSQINISLAESESELNEVVVTALGIKQEQRALGYSVGLVKGQDIANAQRDNFLVGMQGRVAGLTMTTTSGTPGSSAMIQLRGASSIGGNNQPLFVVDGLPIDNRTFNQGALVSNRPNRDNDYLNRAADINPNDIESITVLKGPEAAALYGIDASSGAIVITTKKGGKGAGRVTYDNRFQTTEVYRFPEVQTVYGRGTQGYANPSAATIPAYFGPKYPSDTPIYDNVHNFFQKGFTQVHNLGFEGGSDVATYRLSTNYTNQTGVVPTTGYKRLSVRLTGTARLSPKLDVMTSLNYVNSQVTKAIRGNNGFLISLLAWPANDDVRNYLNPDGTRRILGGSINQGETDNPFFSVNKNKSGDITNRTIANFQLNYNPTPWLNLTGRFGADLYSTQSNLFLSPESWQGTDVTLGGYSTKGSVENALENSQLLNGNLLATLKKNFGKLSTSLLLGTTIDDRNYKVTTAYGERLYLPDFNSTNNTDPTTQRNKYTQTQQRLQSVLGSLTLNYDELLILTVTGRNDWSSTLPAANRSFFYPAASLAFNFSDLPALKARGNTFYYGKLRASYGQTGRDAPPYKVAATLVPQTSTGGGFAYDFYGSNPDLKPERGESYEVGTELMFFGGRLGLDFAYYNKTLSQQIVTQRLSYATGFIFGLLNGGTFNNRGVELQLKGSPVKKADFGWDVILNFSKLKTDVKSLPADVPEYYNSDTWLYGNARSSAFVSNLPSYFPSDNAAYRSYNFNYYQRGSGSATAIGGYSYARNKNGDILVNPATGLPITNATFLPIGDRNPDFTIGLTNSFRYKSLSLSFLLDIRKGGDVFNGTAMYLWRSGLSKKTLDRDTPVVFKGVLRDGKEDTGTPTPNTIQIIPSLRSTDYYNSIPESEFVEKDINWLRLRDVTLSYVLPTALLNKSKVFKQASVFVNGTDLFLLTNYTGADPNVNGTTATSGGVGAGGIDFGTLSVPRGFSAGLRVGF, from the coding sequence ATGAGAGCATGTATACGCAGTATTTGTATACTGCTGGTGAGTCTGGTCATGCTGACGAAAGTGTACGCTCAGGATCGCACGGTCACGGGTAAAGTCACATCGGCCAAAGATGGCAGTCCCCTCCCTGGTGCAAACGTACAAGTCAAAGGCACAACCCGTGGTACTACAACCGATGGAGCCGGTAACTACAAACTTACCGTTGGACCCAATGCTACGCTGGTATTCAGCCTGATCGGAATGGTCGCCCAAACAGTTGAAGTAGGTGCGCAAAGTCAAATCAACATCAGCCTGGCCGAATCAGAATCAGAACTGAACGAAGTCGTCGTAACGGCCCTCGGTATCAAGCAGGAACAACGGGCATTGGGGTATTCGGTTGGCCTGGTAAAAGGACAGGATATTGCCAACGCCCAGCGTGATAACTTCCTGGTGGGTATGCAGGGCCGCGTAGCCGGTCTGACCATGACCACGACATCAGGTACCCCCGGTTCTTCGGCGATGATTCAGTTACGCGGAGCCAGTTCAATTGGCGGTAATAACCAGCCCCTGTTCGTCGTCGACGGATTGCCTATAGACAACCGGACGTTCAATCAGGGGGCACTGGTTTCCAACCGCCCCAACCGCGATAACGACTACCTAAACCGGGCCGCCGACATCAATCCGAACGACATTGAGAGCATCACCGTCCTGAAAGGCCCTGAAGCGGCTGCTCTGTACGGTATTGACGCGTCTTCGGGTGCCATCGTGATTACGACGAAAAAAGGTGGAAAAGGCGCTGGCCGGGTAACCTATGACAACCGATTTCAAACGACGGAAGTTTATCGTTTCCCAGAAGTACAGACGGTATATGGCCGGGGTACACAGGGCTATGCGAACCCCAGTGCCGCTACCATACCCGCTTATTTTGGCCCGAAATATCCGTCAGATACGCCGATCTATGACAACGTTCATAACTTTTTCCAGAAAGGCTTTACCCAGGTTCATAATCTGGGCTTTGAAGGAGGGAGCGATGTAGCTACCTATCGACTATCGACCAACTACACCAATCAGACGGGGGTTGTACCGACCACGGGTTACAAACGGCTGTCGGTACGGCTTACGGGTACGGCACGGCTCAGCCCGAAACTGGACGTTATGACCTCGTTGAATTACGTCAATTCGCAGGTAACGAAGGCTATCCGGGGAAACAATGGGTTTCTGATCAGTCTGCTTGCCTGGCCTGCCAACGATGACGTTCGGAACTACCTGAATCCAGATGGCACACGACGAATTCTGGGTGGTAGCATCAACCAGGGCGAAACCGACAACCCTTTCTTTTCGGTCAACAAAAACAAGAGTGGCGACATCACTAACCGGACCATTGCCAACTTCCAGTTGAACTATAACCCAACGCCCTGGCTGAACCTGACAGGTCGTTTCGGCGCTGACCTGTATTCGACTCAAAGTAACCTCTTCCTGAGTCCAGAATCCTGGCAGGGTACGGATGTCACACTCGGCGGATACTCGACCAAAGGCTCGGTTGAAAATGCATTGGAGAATAGCCAACTGTTAAACGGGAACCTGCTTGCGACACTCAAAAAGAACTTTGGGAAGCTAAGCACTTCCCTCCTGCTCGGAACCACTATAGACGACCGGAATTATAAAGTTACGACAGCCTACGGTGAACGGCTCTATCTGCCTGATTTCAACTCAACGAACAACACCGACCCAACTACGCAACGGAACAAATACACGCAGACACAACAACGGCTGCAAAGTGTGCTGGGAAGCCTGACGTTGAATTATGACGAACTGCTGATTCTGACCGTTACTGGCCGTAATGACTGGTCATCGACCCTGCCTGCAGCCAACCGGAGCTTCTTCTACCCGGCGGCTTCGCTGGCGTTCAATTTCTCGGATCTCCCAGCTCTCAAAGCGCGTGGAAATACCTTTTACTATGGTAAACTTCGGGCCAGTTACGGCCAGACGGGACGCGATGCTCCTCCTTACAAAGTAGCCGCTACGCTGGTACCGCAGACCTCTACGGGTGGTGGTTTTGCCTATGACTTTTACGGCAGCAATCCCGATCTGAAGCCCGAACGTGGCGAAAGTTATGAAGTAGGTACCGAGTTGATGTTTTTTGGCGGACGCCTTGGCCTCGACTTTGCCTACTACAACAAAACACTTTCCCAGCAGATTGTTACCCAACGGCTTAGCTATGCCACCGGATTCATTTTCGGACTGCTGAACGGGGGCACATTCAACAACCGGGGCGTTGAGCTGCAATTGAAAGGCTCACCTGTGAAAAAGGCAGATTTCGGCTGGGATGTCATTCTGAACTTCTCGAAGTTGAAAACGGATGTGAAAAGCCTGCCTGCCGACGTGCCAGAATACTACAACTCCGACACCTGGCTGTATGGCAATGCCCGTTCCAGTGCGTTCGTAAGTAATCTGCCATCCTATTTCCCAAGCGACAATGCTGCCTACCGAAGCTATAACTTCAACTATTACCAACGAGGCAGCGGTTCGGCTACGGCCATTGGCGGATATAGTTATGCTCGCAACAAAAACGGCGATATTCTGGTCAATCCAGCCACAGGTCTGCCCATTACCAATGCCACCTTCCTGCCCATTGGCGACCGTAATCCCGATTTCACGATTGGTCTGACTAACTCGTTCCGGTACAAGTCGCTGAGCCTGTCGTTCCTGCTCGACATTCGCAAAGGGGGTGATGTGTTCAATGGAACGGCTATGTATCTCTGGCGCTCAGGCCTAAGCAAAAAGACGCTTGATCGCGATACGCCGGTCGTATTCAAGGGCGTTCTGCGCGATGGCAAGGAAGATACAGGCACGCCAACGCCTAATACGATTCAGATCATTCCTTCGTTACGATCCACGGATTATTATAACTCGATTCCTGAGTCGGAGTTTGTCGAGAAAGACATCAACTGGCTACGTCTGCGTGATGTAACGTTAAGCTATGTGCTACCAACAGCCCTGCTGAACAAATCGAAAGTGTTCAAACAGGCCAGTGTGTTCGTTAACGGGACCGATTTATTCCTGCTGACCAACTATACCGGGGCTGATCCAAACGTAAATGGTACTACGGCGACATCGGGTGGTGTCGGTGCCGGTGGTATTGATTTCGGCACGTTATCGGTTCCCCGTGGTTTCTCGGCCGGTCTGCGCGTAGGCTTCTAA